One segment of Marvinbryantia formatexigens DSM 14469 DNA contains the following:
- a CDS encoding MATE family efflux transporter — protein MKYREKAKRNGEFYKKLFALVMPIAMQNLMSAIVSASDALMLGMQGQTALSAVSLATQVSFVLNLFYAALTIGATVLAAQYWGKGDRRAVEQVLAIVLRLSVIVSVLFFLAAVCCPKLLMRIFTNGTELIAPGASYLRIVSGSYLCMGVSQIYLCIMKNSGRTMRSTIYGSSAVVINLILNAVFIFGLCGFPVMGIRGAALATLIARIAELLLVLSENRKEEVVRIRLQYLRAPDSALKKDYIRYTTPVLANELVWGCGFTMFSVIMGHLGSDAVAANSIANIVKNIIACFCLGIGAGSGIIVGNELGRGNLEKAKEYGRKLCRIALAAGALSGIVLLALSPVIFLFASNLSLLAKEYLKGMLLICSYYLIGKSINSTVVAGIFCAGGDTKFGLCCDAVTMWVIIIPAGAIAAFVLKLPVLWVYFWLNLDEFVKLPAVYHHYKKYKWVKNLTVENAGMDSGQE, from the coding sequence ATGAAATACAGGGAAAAGGCAAAAAGAAACGGAGAATTTTATAAAAAGCTGTTTGCACTGGTGATGCCTATTGCGATGCAGAATCTTATGTCTGCAATCGTGAGCGCTTCGGATGCCCTGATGTTGGGAATGCAGGGACAGACGGCGCTCTCTGCGGTCTCTCTTGCAACGCAGGTTTCGTTTGTGCTGAATCTGTTTTACGCGGCGCTGACAATCGGGGCGACTGTCCTGGCGGCGCAGTACTGGGGAAAGGGAGACCGGCGGGCGGTAGAGCAGGTGCTGGCAATCGTGCTGCGGTTGTCTGTTATTGTTTCCGTTTTGTTTTTTCTGGCGGCGGTCTGCTGTCCTAAGCTTCTGATGCGGATATTTACAAACGGGACGGAGCTGATTGCTCCGGGGGCGTCTTATCTGCGCATTGTGAGCGGCTCTTATCTCTGTATGGGCGTGTCGCAGATTTATCTGTGCATTATGAAAAACAGCGGAAGAACCATGAGAAGCACCATATATGGCTCGTCTGCCGTTGTAATCAATCTGATATTAAATGCGGTGTTTATCTTCGGGCTGTGCGGCTTTCCGGTGATGGGAATCCGGGGAGCAGCGCTGGCAACGCTGATTGCGAGGATAGCGGAGCTGCTTCTGGTCCTGTCTGAAAACCGGAAGGAGGAGGTTGTACGTATCCGCCTGCAGTACCTGAGAGCCCCGGACTCCGCGTTAAAAAAAGATTACATCCGCTATACGACCCCGGTTCTGGCAAATGAGCTGGTATGGGGATGCGGTTTTACGATGTTTTCCGTCATTATGGGACATCTGGGAAGCGATGCGGTCGCAGCTAATTCCATCGCGAATATTGTAAAAAATATTATCGCCTGCTTCTGTCTTGGCATTGGGGCGGGGAGCGGGATTATTGTCGGAAACGAGCTGGGCAGAGGAAACCTGGAGAAGGCGAAGGAATACGGGCGGAAGCTGTGCAGGATTGCGCTTGCGGCAGGGGCGCTGTCCGGAATCGTCCTTCTGGCGTTAAGCCCGGTGATCTTCCTGTTTGCGTCGAATTTAAGCCTTTTGGCAAAGGAATATTTAAAAGGGATGCTGCTTATCTGCAGCTATTATCTGATTGGAAAATCCATCAATTCCACGGTGGTGGCGGGTATCTTCTGCGCCGGGGGAGATACGAAATTCGGATTGTGCTGCGATGCGGTGACGATGTGGGTGATTATCATACCGGCCGGAGCAATAGCGGCGTTTGTGCTGAAGCTGCCGGTTCTCTGGGTTTATTTCTGGCTGAATCTGGATGAATTTGTGAAGCTGCCGGCGGTTTATCATCATTATAAAAAATACAAATGGGTAAAAAATCTGACCGTGGAAAACGCGGGAATGGACAGCGGACAGGAATAG
- a CDS encoding sugar O-acetyltransferase, with the protein MTNKERRDRQLPYISDNEVFEEQKRARRLTQELNTADRSDFDRISEIVKELLGKSDGAFINPPFYCDYGTHIEVGKNFFANYNCTILDVAKVIIGDNCQMAPNVAIYTAGHPVHPDTRNTAYEYGIEVTIGDNVWIGGNTVICPGVHIGSNTVIGAGSVVTKDIPEWVIAAGNPCRVIRKITEEDRKYYFRDRAFDEEAWTEVERILNEK; encoded by the coding sequence ATGACAAACAAAGAAAGAAGAGACAGACAGTTACCGTATATTTCTGACAATGAGGTTTTTGAGGAACAAAAACGGGCGCGGAGGCTGACGCAGGAGCTGAATACGGCGGACAGGTCCGATTTTGACAGAATCAGTGAAATTGTAAAGGAGCTTCTGGGAAAATCAGACGGGGCTTTTATCAATCCGCCGTTTTACTGCGATTACGGCACGCACATTGAAGTCGGAAAGAATTTTTTTGCAAATTATAATTGCACGATACTGGATGTGGCGAAGGTGATAATCGGGGACAACTGCCAGATGGCGCCGAATGTGGCAATTTATACGGCGGGGCATCCGGTGCATCCCGATACCCGCAATACTGCGTATGAATACGGAATAGAGGTAACGATTGGGGACAACGTCTGGATTGGCGGAAATACCGTTATCTGTCCGGGCGTGCATATCGGGAGCAATACGGTAATCGGAGCCGGAAGCGTAGTGACAAAGGACATTCCGGAATGGGTGATTGCGGCGGGCAATCCGTGCAGGGTTATCCGTAAAATCACGGAGGAGGACAGGAAATATTACTTCCGTGACCGTGCGTTTGATGAGGAAGCCTGGACGGAAGTTGAAAGGATACTTAACGAAAAGTAG
- a CDS encoding DapH/DapD/GlmU-related protein, giving the protein MNMHERIRDGKLFTDMCEGLPQERLQGKRYMKEFNDSAPDEPEKRCELIGRMLKQGKGIWIEPPFYFCYGSHIEIGEGSYLNVNCNFIDDGMITVGKKVMFGPAVTIATVGHPICPDMREYMYAAPVKIADNCWIGAGAVICPGVTIGENSVIGAGSVVTHDIPANSVAAGNPCRVIRPIEERDRKYYFRDREITEEDLLEEAELRKG; this is encoded by the coding sequence ATGAACATGCATGAGAGAATCCGTGACGGAAAGTTGTTTACGGATATGTGCGAGGGGTTGCCGCAGGAACGGCTGCAGGGAAAGCGGTACATGAAGGAGTTTAATGACAGCGCGCCGGATGAACCGGAGAAAAGATGTGAGCTTATCGGCAGAATGCTGAAGCAGGGAAAAGGGATATGGATTGAGCCGCCGTTTTATTTCTGCTATGGAAGCCATATTGAAATCGGAGAGGGCTCATACCTTAATGTAAATTGCAATTTTATCGACGATGGAATGATAACGGTCGGGAAAAAGGTGATGTTCGGTCCGGCGGTTACGATTGCCACGGTGGGGCATCCAATCTGCCCGGATATGAGGGAGTATATGTATGCCGCCCCGGTAAAGATAGCGGATAATTGCTGGATTGGTGCCGGTGCCGTGATATGTCCGGGCGTGACGATTGGGGAAAATTCGGTAATCGGAGCCGGAAGTGTGGTAACGCATGATATACCCGCAAACTCCGTTGCGGCAGGAAATCCCTGCCGTGTTATCCGCCCGATTGAAGAACGGGACAGAAAATATTATTTCCGGGACCGGGAAATTACGGAGGAGGATCTCCTGGAAGAGGCAGAACTGCGAAAAGGGTAA
- a CDS encoding tyrosine-type recombinase/integrase, producing the protein MEHQITETDIRDFQKYLYEEECCEGTIKKYIRDVRSFQRWVLNQTIQKETAARWKNHLLEAGYVSTTINSMVSAVNRFFDFMGWTECRVKFLQIQRRVFREQTKELSEKEYKKLLRAAERKGQERLELLMETIGSTGIRVSETTYITVEAAKTGRAEISLKRKVRVILLPNKLCRKLLRYARRQNIAAGPIFLTKSGRCLSRRQIWYEMKQLCKSAGVEETKVFPHNLRHLFAVIFHRACNDLVKLADILGHSSIETTRIYLISTGKEHAAQIEKLGLVI; encoded by the coding sequence ATGGAGCACCAGATAACGGAAACGGATATTCGTGATTTTCAAAAATATCTTTATGAAGAAGAATGCTGTGAAGGAACGATTAAAAAATATATCAGAGATGTGAGAAGCTTTCAGAGATGGGTTTTAAATCAGACAATCCAGAAGGAAACAGCCGCCAGATGGAAAAATCATCTGCTGGAAGCCGGTTATGTATCAACGACCATCAATTCTATGGTGTCGGCGGTCAATCGCTTTTTTGATTTTATGGGATGGACAGAATGCCGGGTAAAGTTTTTACAGATTCAGCGAAGGGTATTCCGCGAGCAGACGAAAGAACTGAGTGAGAAAGAATATAAAAAGCTGCTGAGGGCGGCAGAGCGGAAAGGACAGGAGCGGCTGGAGCTTTTGATGGAGACGATTGGAAGCACCGGAATCCGCGTGTCGGAAACGACATATATTACGGTGGAAGCGGCGAAAACAGGGCGCGCGGAAATATCGCTGAAAAGAAAGGTGCGTGTGATTTTGCTGCCGAATAAATTATGCAGAAAGCTGCTGCGGTATGCCAGAAGACAAAATATTGCAGCCGGACCAATCTTTCTTACAAAAAGCGGAAGATGTCTTTCGCGCAGACAGATCTGGTATGAGATGAAACAGCTCTGCAAATCTGCGGGGGTAGAAGAGACGAAGGTATTTCCGCACAATCTGCGGCATTTGTTTGCAGTTATTTTTCATCGGGCGTGCAATGACCTGGTAAAGCTTGCGGATATACTTGGACATAGCTCGATTGAGACAACCAGAATTTATCTGATTTCAACGGGAAAAGAACATGCGGCACAAATAGAAAAGCTTGGATTGGTTATTTGA
- a CDS encoding DUF7507 domain-containing protein encodes MKKQKRKLMAVVLAVMMLFTVMPSEIFAVEEPYASDENVILTETQSENTDVTESETEEVTEQIDGQHEGLAMMEPEMVYEGDSILEKGPEVMEPEEPVSTAVMADEPVAYANDYIEKRVGETGFSIQRPSVSYTCPRCGGVLVELIPDRNEYGNLQYSLSDNTILGNCNFAVATYSDGYPCLRFDFTAVKPGTTTVTLTYQYTYGYYGETGNCGNCGKAVQVPANYNWQTGRATFTVYVPGRQYTVTYTDGVENEEIFTDQVYTVTEGTTTPEFEGTPVRKGFTFEGWAPKVAETVTGDATYTAVWKAQETKPEWDKLTITKTANKTNAKPGEEVTYTLTVTNNTGKDLTGITVSEKLDGNLTFVSANPEGVYDSVTGVWTIASLANGASSILTITVKVNDGVEDGTVISNKAQITDAKAGPDGLPDDVNLSDEENITVKTEKLPVTLTVEKVFDGIVATQIPANFALNYTITPDDGSDALEGKLIAADAEWETDAEGNPMLKWTITGFYSGGNGTLIGNSCVFTEENAELEGYKLTTTGLEFKLGDSISSATRRITNTYEKNTNPPVEETDWSGLSITKSVAPSGTVKPGDTVTYIIQVKNDTGKKLTNILVSEKLDENLVFIKASFYGKYAIAKGTWTIPALENGAEAALTITAMVKADVADKTVIKNTATVTDAEAEDGEMPATSRPSAGADVTVDNPEPVIPTEWGKLSISKTVDPTGTVKPDDTVTYTIRVKNNTGKKLTNIVVSEKLDENLVFGSAVGNGQYDVVNGIWPINELENGAEATMTIKAIVKADVADKTVIKNTAAVTDAEADDGKIPATSRPSAGADVTVDNPAPETHKYMLTYDANGGTGAPEAETKESTETSATFIISEVQPVRDGYTFLGWSTSASGTVNVGATITIYADTTIYAVWQKDPEPVVPTDWSRLSISKTVNPTGNVKPGETIIYTIQVKNDTGKRLTNIVVSEKLDENLVFVSAAGNGQYDMVQGTWTITALPDGEAASIEIRTTLNENVADGTVIKNIVTITNASADDGNLPDGKNPEAGTEITVKQPETESESESETESESETESESESETESETESESETETETETEPMTEPITEPTTETETEPMTETETEPVTETETETETETETETEKADKPSGSNSQNNQGNTSNQNANQNANANQKTPQTGDSTNSILWMMLLIAAGCVLLVMTVSGRKRSEKR; translated from the coding sequence ATGAAGAAACAGAAAAGAAAATTGATGGCTGTTGTACTTGCGGTCATGATGCTCTTTACGGTAATGCCTTCAGAGATATTTGCGGTGGAAGAGCCTTATGCGTCTGATGAGAATGTGATATTGACGGAAACCCAGTCAGAAAACACAGACGTGACAGAAAGTGAAACAGAAGAGGTGACGGAACAAATAGACGGACAGCACGAAGGGCTGGCGATGATGGAACCGGAAATGGTGTATGAAGGTGATTCTATACTGGAGAAAGGTCCGGAAGTGATGGAGCCGGAAGAGCCAGTCAGCACGGCTGTTATGGCAGACGAACCGGTTGCTTATGCGAATGATTATATTGAGAAACGGGTAGGAGAAACTGGCTTTTCTATACAGCGCCCGTCTGTCTCTTATACTTGTCCAAGATGCGGGGGCGTTTTGGTAGAACTGATACCGGACAGAAACGAATATGGAAATTTACAGTATAGTCTGTCTGATAATACAATACTTGGAAACTGCAACTTTGCTGTAGCTACCTATAGTGATGGATATCCATGTCTGCGATTTGATTTTACAGCAGTAAAGCCAGGTACGACAACCGTTACACTGACATATCAGTATACTTATGGATATTACGGGGAAACCGGGAATTGTGGAAATTGCGGTAAAGCAGTTCAAGTACCAGCCAATTATAACTGGCAGACTGGAAGAGCAACCTTCACAGTCTATGTACCTGGCAGACAGTACACAGTGACTTATACTGACGGTGTGGAGAACGAAGAAATTTTTACGGACCAGGTATATACGGTTACGGAAGGCACGACTACTCCGGAATTTGAAGGAACGCCGGTTCGCAAGGGATTTACCTTTGAAGGATGGGCTCCGAAAGTAGCGGAAACGGTTACAGGTGATGCTACTTATACTGCGGTATGGAAGGCGCAGGAGACAAAGCCGGAATGGGATAAACTGACCATTACAAAGACGGCAAATAAGACAAATGCGAAGCCGGGCGAAGAAGTTACTTACACGCTTACTGTAACGAATAATACTGGAAAGGACTTGACGGGAATTACTGTTTCAGAAAAGCTGGATGGTAATCTGACTTTTGTTAGTGCAAATCCAGAGGGTGTATATGATTCGGTAACTGGTGTCTGGACGATTGCTTCTCTGGCAAATGGAGCGTCTTCTATACTGACGATTACGGTAAAGGTAAACGATGGTGTGGAGGATGGAACAGTTATTTCGAATAAAGCGCAGATTACAGATGCAAAAGCAGGTCCGGATGGTCTGCCAGATGATGTAAATCTGAGCGATGAGGAAAACATAACCGTAAAAACGGAAAAATTGCCTGTTACATTAACTGTAGAAAAGGTGTTTGACGGAATTGTAGCCACACAGATTCCGGCAAATTTTGCACTTAATTACACGATAACACCGGATGATGGAAGCGATGCTCTGGAAGGAAAGCTTATAGCGGCAGATGCAGAATGGGAAACGGACGCCGAAGGAAATCCGATGCTCAAGTGGACTATTACCGGATTTTATAGTGGAGGAAACGGTACTCTTATAGGAAATAGCTGTGTATTCACAGAGGAAAATGCAGAGCTTGAAGGTTATAAGTTGACAACGACAGGACTGGAATTTAAGCTTGGAGATTCTATTTCGAGCGCAACAAGAAGGATTACGAATACTTATGAGAAAAATACGAATCCGCCTGTTGAAGAAACCGATTGGAGCGGTCTTTCTATTACGAAAAGTGTGGCTCCCTCCGGTACAGTAAAACCGGGTGATACGGTTACTTATATAATCCAGGTGAAAAATGATACCGGGAAGAAACTGACCAACATCTTAGTTTCGGAAAAATTGGATGAGAATCTTGTTTTCATCAAGGCTTCATTCTATGGAAAGTATGCTATAGCAAAGGGAACCTGGACGATTCCTGCACTGGAAAATGGTGCTGAGGCAGCTTTGACGATTACTGCAATGGTAAAGGCAGATGTAGCAGACAAGACAGTTATTAAGAACACAGCTACAGTCACAGATGCTGAAGCGGAAGATGGAGAGATGCCGGCGACCAGCAGACCGAGTGCCGGAGCAGATGTGACGGTAGACAATCCGGAACCGGTCATACCGACAGAGTGGGGCAAGCTTTCCATCAGTAAGACGGTAGACCCGACAGGTACAGTAAAGCCGGATGATACGGTTACTTATACAATCCGGGTGAAAAATAATACAGGAAAGAAGCTGACTAACATAGTAGTTTCTGAGAAGCTGGATGAGAATCTTGTTTTTGGCAGTGCGGTGGGCAATGGACAATATGATGTAGTAAACGGAATCTGGCCAATTAATGAACTGGAAAATGGTGCTGAGGCAACCATGACGATTAAGGCAATAGTAAAAGCAGATGTGGCGGACAAGACAGTTATTAAGAATACTGCCGCAGTCACAGATGCTGAAGCGGATGACGGAAAGATTCCGGCGACCAGCAGACCGAGTGCCGGAGCTGACGTGACGGTAGACAACCCGGCACCGGAGACCCACAAGTATATGCTGACGTACGATGCAAACGGAGGAACAGGCGCACCGGAAGCGGAGACAAAAGAGAGCACGGAAACTTCTGCAACCTTTATAATTTCAGAGGTACAGCCGGTAAGAGACGGCTATACGTTCCTTGGGTGGTCTACTTCGGCTTCCGGAACGGTAAACGTTGGAGCAACCATTACGATTTATGCGGATACGACTATTTATGCAGTATGGCAGAAAGACCCGGAACCGGTCGTACCGACAGACTGGAGCAGGCTTTCCATCAGTAAGACGGTAAATCCGACAGGAAATGTGAAGCCGGGCGAAACAATTATTTATACAATCCAGGTGAAAAATGATACCGGAAAGAGACTGACTAATATTGTAGTTTCTGAAAAACTGGATGAGAATCTTGTTTTTGTCAGTGCTGCAGGTAACGGACAGTATGATATGGTGCAGGGAACCTGGACGATTACTGCCCTGCCGGATGGGGAAGCGGCTTCTATTGAAATCAGGACGACGCTGAATGAGAATGTGGCAGATGGTACAGTAATTAAGAATATTGTTACGATTACGAATGCTTCTGCAGACGATGGAAATCTGCCGGATGGAAAGAATCCGGAGGCGGGCACGGAAATTACTGTTAAGCAGCCGGAAACGGAAAGCGAGAGCGAATCAGAAACAGAAAGTGAATCGGAAACGGAAAGCGAGAGCGAGTCAGAAACAGAAAGTGAGACTGAATCTGAATCAGAAACTGAGACAGAGACAGAAACGGAGCCGATGACAGAACCGATAACGGAGCCGACGACAGAGACAGAAACGGAGCCGATGACAGAGACGGAAACGGAACCGGTGACAGAAACAGAGACGGAAACCGAGACTGAGACGGAAACGGAAACAGAAAAAGCAGATAAGCCGAGTGGTTCGAACAGTCAGAACAATCAGGGGAATACGTCAAACCAGAATGCAAATCAAAATGCAAATGCGAATCAAAAAACACCGCAAACGGGAGACAGCACGAATAGTATTCTGTGGATGATGCTTCTTATAGCGGCAGGCTGTGTACTTCTTGTGATGACTGTTTCAGGAAGAAAGAGAAGCGAGAAACGTTAG
- a CDS encoding serine hydrolase has product MFLRNLPKLYGCALSALIFAAGPLQSVFAIESAAEGLTDTVLSEWPDLRSRTSADASGSAEEDSGSSADTPARLLTREDLLEAFGNLPPLLYTGSFFLNSMNNIPNYMPNSGYELHSVNGNLIMRRSWTSLEEEITEMLSSYQGDWSVYLKDLSSGRTMEINEHSMESASLIKLYIAGAIYEQIALGNLQETDTILSSLDAMITVSDNESSNVLVRQLCDESGDFQTGLAKVNDFIARYGFSSTQQVNGIADPSLWVSDGRVNMTSPADCGRLLEMIYNGELVSHFYSFRFETLLNRQQVNYKIPDGLPEGVHISHKTGEVDDTENDAAIIYTPYGDYIFCIMSTDLTDTDAAVEHIHEVTRLIYNYFCGNALYPDEYVLVEAEPESDRYVLVDAAQENVPYVLVEPAQESDPYVLVEPTQENASYVLTETDSSAEPSENGLLVPYAVHNASGEVEWSVAVDLTDDGWAEVSVETEE; this is encoded by the coding sequence ATGTTTTTAAGAAATCTGCCAAAATTGTACGGCTGCGCCCTGAGTGCGCTTATTTTTGCCGCCGGTCCGCTGCAGTCCGTTTTTGCCATAGAAAGCGCCGCCGAAGGTCTGACGGACACTGTCCTGTCGGAATGGCCCGATCTGCGCTCCCGGACATCCGCGGATGCCTCCGGGTCCGCAGAAGAAGACAGCGGCTCATCCGCGGATACTCCGGCGCGGCTTCTTACAAGAGAGGACCTGCTGGAGGCTTTTGGAAATCTGCCGCCGCTCCTTTACACCGGCTCTTTTTTCCTGAACAGTATGAACAACATTCCGAATTACATGCCAAACAGCGGCTATGAGCTTCATTCCGTCAACGGGAATCTGATCATGCGCCGTTCGTGGACATCCCTGGAGGAGGAAATTACAGAAATGCTCTCCTCTTATCAGGGGGACTGGTCCGTTTATCTGAAGGACCTCTCGTCCGGCAGAACGATGGAAATCAACGAGCACAGCATGGAATCCGCCAGTCTGATTAAGCTCTACATTGCGGGCGCTATTTACGAGCAGATTGCTCTCGGCAATCTGCAGGAAACGGATACGATTCTGTCCTCGCTGGACGCCATGATTACCGTCAGCGACAACGAATCCTCCAATGTACTGGTGCGCCAGCTGTGCGACGAAAGCGGTGATTTCCAGACCGGACTTGCAAAGGTAAATGATTTTATCGCGCGTTACGGCTTCTCCAGCACGCAGCAGGTAAACGGCATCGCCGATCCGTCTCTCTGGGTCTCTGACGGGCGCGTCAACATGACCTCCCCGGCGGACTGCGGACGCCTGCTGGAAATGATTTACAACGGCGAGCTGGTTTCGCACTTTTATTCCTTCCGCTTCGAAACACTGTTAAACCGTCAGCAGGTAAATTACAAAATTCCGGACGGGCTTCCGGAAGGCGTGCACATCTCCCACAAAACCGGCGAGGTGGACGACACCGAAAACGACGCGGCAATCATTTACACGCCATACGGCGATTATATCTTCTGTATTATGTCAACTGATTTAACCGATACGGACGCTGCCGTGGAACATATCCACGAGGTTACGCGGCTGATTTACAATTATTTTTGCGGAAATGCACTCTATCCCGACGAATATGTTCTTGTGGAAGCGGAGCCGGAAAGTGACCGGTATGTTCTTGTGGATGCAGCACAGGAAAATGTTCCGTATGTTCTCGTGGAACCCGCACAGGAAAGTGACCCGTATGTTCTCGTGGAACCCACGCAGGAAAATGCTTCGTATGTTCTCACAGAAACGGATTCCTCCGCAGAACCGTCCGAAAACGGGCTGCTGGTTCCCTATGCCGTTCACAACGCTTCCGGCGAAGTAGAATGGAGCGTTGCAGTAGATTTGACAGACGACGGATGGGCGGAAGTCTCCGTTGAAACAGAAGAGTAA
- a CDS encoding PucR family transcriptional regulator has product MDKNYEQKETKLMKALIDRCGMQHIVDTAAELFGNSVFICDLGYKILCYSDHDATYDDFWEYVKNYNYSIPEQMIQIMRTGDFARIYSTDEPLIGKYSFAEFPFLAARIRDGSHVLGHVCIYGSRRDFCAEDNDLLVLLCKVISYEMLYRGISKPYEIPYYTLLADLLEGNLTDEQELQMRLKCLQLHLPPQMHLVIIDFLSSTVQTSIFYIREYLAQNLPDTLSIVYKNQLILLTSEAVIEHHLLEKNLSGYETSTDYRIGVSNLISGLQNLPVYYQQASDSIRIAGLIKMEGRLCLYKNLKIYQLLLYAEKEIDLHFLCDPVVLAIRSYDQQYHTEYLNDLIIYLNCGKNINKAAKEACVHKNSMYYRISKMEELFSFSFEDEETCLSLQLSLRILRLLNP; this is encoded by the coding sequence ATGGATAAAAATTATGAACAAAAAGAAACGAAACTGATGAAGGCATTAATTGACCGGTGCGGTATGCAGCACATCGTCGATACCGCCGCAGAGCTTTTCGGCAATTCTGTCTTCATCTGCGACCTGGGATATAAAATCTTATGCTATAGCGACCATGATGCAACATACGATGATTTCTGGGAGTATGTAAAAAATTACAATTACAGCATCCCCGAACAGATGATTCAGATTATGCGCACCGGGGATTTTGCCAGAATCTATTCCACGGACGAGCCGCTTATCGGGAAATATTCTTTTGCGGAATTTCCTTTCCTGGCCGCCAGGATCCGTGACGGAAGCCATGTGCTGGGACACGTCTGTATATACGGAAGCAGGCGTGATTTCTGCGCAGAGGATAATGATCTGCTGGTTCTCCTGTGCAAGGTCATTTCGTATGAAATGCTGTACAGAGGCATATCGAAGCCTTACGAAATCCCGTACTATACGCTGCTTGCCGATTTGCTGGAAGGGAATCTGACAGACGAACAGGAGCTGCAGATGCGGCTGAAATGCCTGCAGCTTCATCTTCCGCCGCAGATGCATCTGGTAATCATTGATTTTCTGAGCAGCACGGTACAGACCAGTATTTTTTATATCCGGGAATATTTGGCACAGAATCTCCCGGACACGCTGAGCATCGTATATAAAAACCAGTTAATCCTGCTGACCTCCGAGGCGGTCATAGAACATCATCTTCTGGAAAAGAATCTTTCCGGCTACGAAACGAGCACCGACTACCGGATCGGCGTCAGCAATCTCATTTCCGGTCTGCAGAATCTTCCGGTTTATTATCAGCAGGCTTCCGATTCCATCCGCATTGCCGGTCTTATTAAAATGGAGGGGCGGCTGTGTTTGTACAAAAACCTGAAAATCTACCAGCTATTGCTGTATGCCGAAAAAGAAATCGATTTGCATTTTCTCTGCGACCCGGTCGTGCTTGCCATACGCTCCTATGATCAGCAATACCATACGGAATATCTCAATGACTTAATCATTTATCTGAATTGCGGAAAAAATATTAACAAAGCGGCAAAAGAAGCGTGTGTACATAAAAACTCCATGTATTACAGAATTTCCAAAATGGAGGAGCTGTTTTCTTTTTCCTTCGAGGACGAAGAAACCTGCCTTTCCCTGCAGCTATCGCTGAGGATTCTGCGTTTATTAAACCCCTGA
- a CDS encoding LysR family transcriptional regulator, with protein MKGGNEMTIDNLKCFILVAENLSFARAAEALYISQPAVAKQINTLEHELGVALFIRSTRHVELTPSGMSFYKDAKDIVMKSEAAITRVQKQYVNSDSIRIGLSNPAALFFLTPVLTRFHSEFPDIRPDIECPGYKIVLNLFLENKLDVLFYYRENMPKKTSIHFIELQKDRMICLMPKTHPFAGRDSVSLEDLKDTTIIACNPLNAPLSTSAFQRRLSGHHAADKILYCNSIEIAHCLAASGFGISVLPQILTLDSPEYAAVPLSENIELSFGVFYHKRNTSSALDKFLKLFSR; from the coding sequence ATGAAAGGGGGCAATGAAATGACCATCGACAATTTAAAGTGCTTTATCCTGGTCGCCGAAAATCTGAGCTTTGCAAGAGCTGCCGAGGCGCTCTACATCTCCCAGCCGGCAGTCGCAAAGCAGATCAACACGCTGGAGCACGAGCTTGGCGTAGCGCTTTTCATCCGTTCCACCCGGCATGTAGAGCTTACGCCTTCCGGGATGTCTTTTTATAAGGACGCCAAAGATATCGTCATGAAATCGGAGGCGGCCATCACCCGCGTGCAGAAGCAATATGTAAACTCTGATTCTATCCGCATCGGACTGAGCAATCCCGCGGCGCTTTTTTTCTTGACGCCGGTTTTAACAAGATTTCATTCTGAATTTCCGGATATCCGCCCGGATATCGAATGTCCTGGCTATAAAATCGTTCTGAATCTTTTTCTGGAGAACAAATTAGATGTTCTTTTTTATTACAGAGAAAATATGCCTAAAAAAACCAGCATCCACTTTATCGAGCTGCAAAAGGACAGGATGATATGCCTGATGCCGAAAACGCACCCCTTTGCCGGACGGGACAGCGTTTCTCTGGAGGATTTAAAGGATACGACCATTATCGCCTGCAATCCGCTAAACGCCCCGCTTTCCACCTCCGCCTTCCAGCGGCGGCTGTCCGGACATCATGCCGCGGACAAAATCCTTTACTGCAACAGTATTGAGATTGCGCACTGTCTTGCCGCGTCCGGTTTTGGAATTTCCGTGCTTCCGCAGATACTGACCCTGGATTCTCCGGAATACGCCGCCGTGCCTCTTTCCGAAAATATAGAGCTCTCATTCGGGGTTTTTTATCACAAACGTAATACCAGCTCCGCGCTGGACAAATTTTTAAAGCTGTTTTCCAGGTGA